In a genomic window of Physeter macrocephalus isolate SW-GA chromosome 14, ASM283717v5, whole genome shotgun sequence:
- the MEIOC gene encoding meiosis-specific coiled-coil domain-containing protein MEIOC has translation MEVSGGDARPPSYLPGLREGPEPKVALRGGANRYWNLSADASSRLTDVFNSVMLTGSPSFYDCYKSQPKVALRGGANRYWNLSADASSRLTDVFNSVMLTGSPSFYDCYKSQSEDSVDLRQTYAPLSSSTEYASSVDSSLFCAPWSTYGDDIKQPSNSQINVKNRIQTERNDYGSETDLYGLVSNILEEQDKSQPYFTEGTCSSNLKSVWPVNTSRFADHHDLLTETKRPIDTAISQQAFYTGESVSAVEKQYLHNSNLIPQQKIDELYHGFTGLDLEEQWMYPSRSDHSNWYSIQTNDTAKTTFQEYLSIKKCFTPHIGLSDIMKESGVDTYSYGREKICAKGLEAPLQQKRAEMFLSQFNRYNENADYCRYPEYAYPNKAKLNKCSNFSVQDSKKLASGTPETPTVEADTYTKLFQVKPANQKKMEETISDQQNFTFPKTIPHLTEKQFAKEAFTADFGLKSEYGLKPHTACPANNDFANVTEKQQFTKPDPPNSEYFRSVNLLANSAASSGGINLNRPTWMNVQTKNNTLIPYRNQGNLMKLNTHLSAASKGSNHSSDFLQLSSTNLSANSNLFQKYCQENPSPFSSCDFGYNGAERIQSVTHMEGLTKTGEENLFESVNEKKIKQPNGFCDNYSAQQYGIIENVNKHNFQATPQSGHYDPEEGPKHLDSLSQNTYQDLLESQGHFNSHRQGSRDNSINSRVNRTQVSCFSNNYMMGDLRHNQSFQQLGSNGFPIRSTHPCGYSVVPLLDSYDLFSYDDLSHLYPYFNDMMYGDNSFSGFVPTFGFQRPIKTRSGPASELHIRLEECYEQWRALEKERKKTELALAKNYPGKKVSSTNNTPIPRLTSNPSRVDRLIVDELREQARVVTLLGKMERLRSSPLHASISTALDRHLESIHIVQSRRKDEIVNASNRQRQGVPRCQDDRDVFALASAIKEMCVATRKARTTLWCALQMTLPKTASTAGQTDVEKALQDIVNCEDKVHESLNSSNPMNQRSQQTLRKCQQKEE, from the exons CCGAAAGTCGCGTTACGTGGAGGTGCGAATCGCTACTGGAACCTCAGTGCCGATGCCAGCAGTCGGCTAACAGATGTCTTCAACAGCGTGATGTTGACTGGCTCCCCTTCCTTCTATGATTGCTACAAATCGCAG AGTGAAGACAGTGTTGACCTAAGGCAGACCTATGCTCCACTTTCTTCATCAACAGAATATGCAAGTTCTGTAGATTCTTCACTTTTCTGTGCACCATGGTCTACGTATGGAGATGATATTAAACAGCCCTCTAATTCTCAGATCAATGTAAAGAACAG GAttcaaacagaaagaaatgactATGGTAGTGAAACAGACTTATATGGACTTGTGTCTAACATTTTGGAAGAGCAAGATAAATCACAGCCATATTTCACTGAGGG GACCTGCTCCTCCAATTTAAAGTCAGTTTGGCCAGTGAACACAAGCAGATTTGCAGATCACCATGACCTCTTAACAGAAACCAAAAGGCCAATAGATACAGCCATCTCTCAGCAAGCTTTTTATACTGGTGAATCTGTGTCAGCAGTGGAAAAGCAGTACCTGCATAATAGTAATCTGAtaccacaacaaaaaatagaTGAACTTTATCATGGATTTACTGGTTTAGACCTTGAAGAACAATGGATGTACCCCTCACGAAGTGATCATTCTAACTGGTACAGTATTCAGACAAATGATACAGCTAAGACGACATTTCAAGAATATCTATCTATCAAAAAATGTTTTACACCACACATTGGTCTGTCTGACATCATGAAAGAATCAGGAGTTGATACCTACTCttatggaagagagaaaatatgtgCTAAAGGTCTTGAAGCACCATTACAGCAAAAGAGGGCAGAGATGTTTCTTTCCCAATTTAATAGATACAATGAAAATGCAGATTATTGTAGATACCCAGAATATGCTTATCCTAATAAGGCTAAGCTGAATAAGTGTTCAAATTTTAGTGTCCAAGATAGTAAAAAATTAGCCAGTGGGACACCTGAAACACCAACTGTAGAAGCAGACACCTACACAAAGTTATTTCAGGTTAAACcagcaaatcagaaaaaaatggaagagacaaTATCTGACCAGCAGAATTTCACATTTCCAAAAACTATACCACATCTGACAGAAAAACAGTTTGCAAAGGAAGCATTTACTGCTGATTTTGGCTTAAAATCAGAATATGGACTAAAACCTCACACAGCTTGTCCAGCTAATAATGATTTTGCTAATGTCACAGAAAAACAACAGTTTACTAAACCGGACCCCCCAAATTCTGAGTATTTTAGGTCAGTGAATTTACTGGCAAACTCAGCAGCATCTTCAGGCGGTATCAACTTAAACAGACCAACTTGGATGAATgtccaaacaaaaaataacactcTTATTCCTTATCGAAATCAAGGTAACTTGATGAAATTAAATACTCATTTAAGTGCAGCTTCAAAAGGTTCTAACCATTCTTCAGATTTCCTGCAACTATCATCTACAAATTTATCAGCAAATAGCAATTTATTTCAGAAGTATTGCCAAGAAAACCCATCACCATTTTCTAGTTGTGATTTTGGTTACAATGGTGCAGAAAGAATTCAATCTGTCACTCACATGGAAGGACTGACAAAGACTGGAGAAGAAAATCTCTTTGAATCTGTTaacgaaaaaaaaataaagcagccaAATGGATTTTGTGATAACTATTCAGCTCAGCAGTATGGGATCattgaaaatgtaaacaaacataaTTTTCAAGCTACACCCCAGAGTGGCCATTATGACCCCGAGGAAGGGCCAAAGCATTTAGATAGCTTATCTCAAAATACATATCAAGATCTGTTGGAGTCACAGGGTCATTTTAATAGCCACAGACAGGGAAGTAGAGACAACAGTATTAATAGCCGTGTGAATCGCACACAGGTGTCAtgcttttctaataattataTGATGGGAGATTTAAGGCATAATCAGAGTTTTCAACAACTTGGTTCAAATGGGTTTCCCATAAGATCCACACACCCATGTGGCTATTCAGTTGTTCCACTGTTGGATTCCtatgatttgttttcttatgaTGACTTAAGCCATTTATACCCGTATTTTAATGATATGATGTATGGTGATAATTCCTTTTCTGGTTTCGTGCCAACTTTTGGATTTCAAAGACCAATTAAAACCCGCAGTGGACCAGCCAGTGAACTTCATATTCGTCTAGAAGAGTGCTATGAACAATGGAGAGcattagaaaaggagagaaaaaag aCTGAATTGGCCCTTGCCAAAAATTATCCAGGGAAAAAGGTATCGAGTACTAATAATACTCCAATTCCAAGGCTGACCTCCAACCCATCTAGAGTTGATCGCTTAATTGTGGATGAACTTCGAGAACAAGCCAGA GTTGTGACTTTACTGGGCAAAATGGAACGGCTTCGAAGCTCTCCCCTTCATGCCAGTATCTCTACAGCTCTTGATAGACACTTGGAGTCCATTCACATTGTACAGTCACGTAGAAAGGACGAAATTGTTAATGCTTCAAATCGGCAAAGGCAGGGTGTTCCTAGATGCCAAGATGACAGAG aTGTTTTTGCCCTTGCTTCAGCAATTAAAGAGATGTGTGTGGCTACTCGGAAAGCACGCACTACCCTGTGGTGTGCACTGCAGATGACCTTGCCAAAAACAGCCAGTACAGCTGGCCAAACAGATGTGGAAAAGGCTTTACAAGATATAGTAAACTGTGAAGATAAAGTCCATGAAAGCCTAAATAGTAGCAATCCAATGAACCAGAGAAGTCAACAAACATTAAGGAAATGCCagcagaaagaagaataa